A single region of the Nocardioides sp. W7 genome encodes:
- a CDS encoding bifunctional DNA primase/polymerase: MYDPTNPVPHWTVATMRHVATEDTLAGAAIRYANLGIPVFPCVPGGKQPLTPNGFHDATSSARAVHRWWQRTPAANIGLPTGASTGILVVDVDVYSRASGFGAFERARSEGLAEGWGWLVRTPSGGVHAYYPTVAGQEQRCWQVPSAHIDFRGDGGYVIAPPSRVEIDGVLRTYDVIAVATRPARSVDATKLRAFLEPPRRKPSVPSPSVVGTGCRPDALAATVAAAPEGGRNRSLFWASCRMVEDGLDRTTVASYLLPAAQHAGLPDREIETTIDSAFRSTSRLSAASRPGPTRASEAIQL; the protein is encoded by the coding sequence ATGTACGACCCCACGAACCCCGTCCCGCACTGGACCGTTGCGACGATGCGCCACGTCGCCACCGAAGACACGCTGGCCGGTGCCGCGATCCGCTACGCGAACCTCGGGATCCCGGTCTTTCCGTGCGTCCCGGGCGGCAAGCAACCGCTGACCCCGAACGGCTTCCACGACGCGACCTCATCAGCCCGTGCCGTCCACCGGTGGTGGCAGCGCACCCCCGCGGCGAATATCGGGCTCCCCACCGGGGCCAGCACCGGCATCCTCGTCGTCGACGTCGACGTCTACTCCCGAGCTAGCGGGTTCGGTGCCTTCGAACGGGCCCGGTCCGAGGGCCTGGCCGAGGGTTGGGGGTGGCTGGTCCGGACCCCGTCCGGCGGCGTCCACGCTTACTACCCCACCGTTGCCGGCCAGGAGCAGCGCTGCTGGCAGGTCCCGTCGGCGCACATCGACTTCCGCGGCGACGGCGGCTACGTGATCGCTCCCCCGTCCCGCGTCGAGATCGACGGGGTGCTCCGGACGTACGACGTGATCGCCGTCGCGACGCGACCGGCACGCTCGGTCGACGCGACCAAGCTCCGTGCGTTCCTCGAGCCGCCGCGCCGCAAACCGTCTGTGCCATCGCCCTCCGTCGTAGGGACGGGTTGTCGCCCAGATGCACTCGCCGCGACCGTGGCCGCCGCCCCGGAGGGTGGACGCAACCGATCACTGTTCTGGGCCTCGTGCCGCATGGTCGAGGACGGCCTCGACCGCACCACGGTCGCCAGCTACCTGCTGCCCGCCGCGCAGCACGCTGGGCTCCCCGATCGCGAGATCGAGACCACGATCGACTCCGCCTTCCGCAGCACCTCCCGCCTCAGCGCCGCGAGCCGCCCGGGCCCTACCCGAGCGAGTGAGGCGATCCAGCTGTGA
- a CDS encoding serine/arginine repetitive matrix protein 2, with protein MTHSFTTAQGLRRLLVRLRVSGPRAWEHDAEARELMVFASRRYRALSIKHRCDPAVGAAAAFEAMRTYAVRTAADPWAVVTQAVKVSLIAEERAEGLLCSPDRARRPEVSCHHDVRRFSDTEADLPNLLPALAVEPVEAGDAPPTAAFEAVETVIDLVTALGWPRDTATCALDYIAARLVESGNRATTHAALRRDHSARALLDLDRDAWATLLRVVLGNPNPDEAWTSDGHGLLLRLLIGHPVTEVLDDDLLVLEIADTAPDPRGDVHV; from the coding sequence ATGACTCACTCGTTCACCACGGCCCAGGGACTTCGGCGTCTCCTCGTCCGGCTCCGAGTGTCGGGGCCACGCGCTTGGGAGCACGACGCCGAGGCGCGCGAGCTCATGGTGTTCGCCTCCCGCAGGTACCGGGCGCTGTCGATCAAGCACCGCTGCGATCCCGCGGTCGGTGCAGCCGCCGCGTTCGAGGCGATGCGTACCTACGCCGTGCGCACCGCCGCCGACCCGTGGGCGGTGGTGACCCAGGCGGTCAAGGTCAGCCTGATCGCTGAAGAGCGCGCCGAGGGCCTCCTGTGCTCGCCCGACCGCGCCCGGCGTCCCGAGGTCTCCTGCCACCACGACGTACGCCGCTTCAGCGACACCGAAGCCGACCTTCCGAACCTCCTGCCCGCCCTCGCCGTGGAGCCCGTGGAAGCCGGTGATGCTCCCCCGACGGCCGCGTTCGAGGCGGTCGAGACCGTCATCGACCTCGTCACCGCACTCGGGTGGCCCCGCGACACCGCCACCTGCGCACTGGACTACATCGCCGCGCGCCTGGTCGAATCCGGCAACCGAGCTACGACCCACGCAGCGTTGCGCCGTGACCACAGCGCCCGGGCGCTTCTCGACCTCGACCGGGACGCGTGGGCCACCCTGCTCAGGGTCGTCCTCGGCAACCCGAACCCGGACGAGGCCTGGACCTCCGATGGCCACGGTCTGCTCCTGCGGCTGCTGATCGGCCATCCGGTCACCGAGGTGCTCGATGATGACCTGCTCGTCCTGGAGATCGCCGACACGGCCCCGGACCCGCGAGGAGACGTGCATGTCTGA
- a CDS encoding ParB N-terminal domain-containing protein, translated as MSEHRGHIELDRTLDSIFIGVRHRKDPGDLGKLIESIERLGLLQPITITPEGVLVCGWRRLEAVRRLGWRTVKVWVRSGISDQLQHLLAQQDENQLHKPLNELEKASLYRELMAIRTEEAELRKQATQFGAPGIGGTSGPAPGAGPGVTGDARRQAAIAVTGQASYSTHERVCALMDWAARKATPPEIRAMANDALRRIEQGEPVKPLYTEVKAAYEETQLPPPTGTDDLTRQAREARARAEREAAEKGRKNLTRRPGMTTHYRSVRSFVLTWTELDGWTEMYDVDELAASLNDEDWERFDRVVTATIAFRDQLITARRHATASG; from the coding sequence ATGTCTGAGCACCGCGGCCACATCGAGCTCGACCGGACCCTCGACTCGATCTTCATCGGCGTACGCCACCGCAAGGACCCCGGCGACCTCGGAAAGCTGATCGAGTCCATCGAACGACTCGGCCTGCTCCAGCCGATCACGATCACCCCCGAGGGCGTGCTCGTCTGCGGTTGGCGCCGCCTGGAGGCGGTACGCCGCCTGGGCTGGCGGACGGTGAAGGTCTGGGTCCGCTCCGGCATCTCCGACCAGCTGCAGCACCTGCTCGCCCAACAGGACGAGAACCAGCTCCACAAGCCCCTCAACGAACTGGAGAAAGCCTCGCTGTACCGGGAGCTGATGGCGATCAGGACCGAGGAGGCTGAGCTTCGCAAGCAAGCGACCCAGTTCGGCGCTCCCGGCATCGGGGGAACCTCCGGTCCCGCGCCCGGCGCGGGACCGGGAGTGACCGGCGATGCACGGCGACAGGCGGCCATAGCCGTCACCGGTCAGGCGTCGTACAGCACCCATGAGCGGGTCTGCGCCCTGATGGACTGGGCCGCACGCAAGGCGACGCCGCCGGAGATCCGGGCGATGGCCAACGACGCCCTGCGCCGCATCGAGCAGGGCGAACCGGTCAAGCCGCTCTACACCGAGGTCAAGGCCGCCTACGAGGAGACCCAGCTACCCCCGCCGACCGGAACTGACGACCTCACCCGACAGGCTCGGGAGGCCCGCGCCCGGGCTGAGCGGGAGGCTGCCGAGAAGGGGCGGAAGAACCTCACGCGTCGCCCCGGCATGACCACCCACTACCGCAGCGTCCGCTCGTTCGTCCTGACCTGGACCGAGCTCGACGGCTGGACCGAGATGTACGACGTCGACGAGCTCGCCGCATCCCTCAACGACGAGGACTGGGAGCGGTTCGACCGCGTCGTCACCGCGACCATTGCCTTCCGCGACCAGCTCATCACCGCACGCCGGCACGCCACGGCATCGGGGTAG
- a CDS encoding C40 family peptidase yields MGIKILGAGVAATVLLAPGAAVLGIATLISPAAAGSGSCLWDPEATGSLGVTGTVPASMSAVNTYGETVTLDQQQLNRAATIIAVGKAEAIPVRGQLIAIMTALTESSIRVLSNTSAYPGSASIPNDGNGSDHDSVGLFQQRPAAGWGTVENLMDPIWSSRAFYGGPDGPNHGSPRGLLDIDDWQTMDPGAAAQAVQVSAYPDRYAVNQPVAEKVLTTLSGARLNNGVDCAQAGGDLPAELPPGFPGALIAAAMTQIGKPYVWGGGDFNGPTGGGFDCSGLVLYAAYQASRGRIRLPHYTGDQIRLGQGIAWADKQPGDLIFFSYPGAGRPHHVAIYIGGDKILHAPRTGDHVRYGTVSEFAGEVITVRRLD; encoded by the coding sequence ATGGGCATCAAGATCCTCGGCGCCGGCGTGGCCGCGACTGTGCTCCTCGCTCCGGGTGCCGCCGTCCTCGGAATCGCGACCCTGATCAGCCCCGCCGCGGCGGGCTCGGGCAGCTGTCTGTGGGACCCCGAAGCGACCGGGAGCCTCGGCGTGACCGGGACGGTGCCCGCGAGCATGAGCGCGGTCAACACCTACGGCGAGACCGTCACGCTCGACCAGCAACAGCTCAATCGCGCCGCGACGATCATCGCGGTCGGCAAAGCCGAGGCCATCCCGGTCCGGGGCCAGCTCATAGCGATCATGACCGCCCTGACGGAATCCTCGATCCGGGTGCTGTCGAACACGAGCGCTTACCCCGGATCCGCATCGATTCCGAACGACGGCAACGGCAGCGACCACGACTCCGTAGGCCTCTTCCAACAGCGCCCCGCAGCAGGATGGGGCACCGTCGAGAACCTCATGGACCCCATCTGGTCCTCCCGCGCCTTCTACGGCGGACCCGACGGCCCGAACCACGGCTCACCACGCGGTCTCCTCGACATCGACGACTGGCAGACGATGGATCCCGGCGCGGCCGCCCAAGCGGTGCAGGTCTCCGCCTATCCGGACCGGTACGCCGTCAACCAACCCGTCGCCGAGAAGGTCCTGACCACCCTCAGCGGTGCCAGGCTGAACAACGGCGTGGACTGCGCGCAGGCCGGCGGTGACCTCCCGGCGGAACTGCCACCGGGCTTCCCCGGAGCACTGATCGCGGCAGCCATGACCCAGATCGGCAAGCCCTACGTCTGGGGCGGCGGCGACTTCAACGGCCCCACCGGCGGCGGCTTCGACTGCTCCGGCCTCGTGCTCTACGCCGCCTACCAAGCCTCCCGCGGACGCATCCGGCTCCCCCACTACACCGGCGACCAGATCCGCCTCGGCCAAGGGATCGCCTGGGCCGACAAGCAACCCGGCGACCTGATCTTCTTCAGCTACCCGGGTGCCGGGCGCCCCCACCACGTGGCCATCTACATCGGCGGCGACAAGATCCTCCACGCGCCACGCACCGGCGACCACGTCCGCTACGGGACCGTGTCCGAGTTCGCCGGCGAGGTCATCACCGTCCGCCGACTCGACTGA
- a CDS encoding ATP-binding protein yields the protein MTEPAPSIDLRPHPRVLSVLGDIPFAPWQCIAELVDNSFDEFLRHPIEGERPRVSVTLPGRSSRPAEAELWIVDNGPGLTLDQLQNALRAGWTSNDRHGHLGLFGMGFNIATARMGNITRVRTARAADPHWTVVTLNLPEMQRAGHFDVPVRTEPKSHPGEHGTEIVVSDLKQALHDQLSRNSRKLRDTLGDVYSYLLTEHHFELMVDSTAVQPRRPCVWAPERFVVRSGERIQAWREINEPLGERLACLDCGAWQDDLTDTECRNCRSERLQNRERRIWGWLGIQRYTHKTDFGIDFLRNGRKILLRDKSMFDWFDPDDPTGSGEREYPVEVPYEGRIVGEIHVDHLWVPYQKNGFETASSDWVKVRRTLRGDSPLRPQKARELGYTPNVSPLAQLFAGFRRTDPGLNYLVPGDGRTALRERAREWAEAFQRGDAEYQTDERWYVQAALHDRPTAEPNPDPTPEPGGDAFSRAGLGNDGAFDASAPSPAAPPPAPPETEDARRERWKANGAAIPDLQTQFGLRGRGSALQVTGAWRVACNRGQIGPAERPGQPVYIGTGRGAQVEIFIDDEHPIFTDFAVDVRDLVTVALADYLRTREGAQDDLTTLFAQLKEQCLGDQRVTGPFLKDSADGLLDRIREAMAPMISGNSTGYWTLLLDAEKAATQQRFVREGGRHWDDTLTEGRWLNYAPAKCLVRLLTGRPDAFLDGRVFAAAYARLTDADAQRAGLERVTDLLSDVAALSDQPVRRRSEELQRGRLSISLLSDELIESA from the coding sequence GTGACCGAGCCCGCTCCCAGCATCGACCTGCGCCCGCATCCGCGAGTACTGAGCGTCCTCGGGGACATCCCGTTCGCGCCATGGCAGTGCATTGCCGAGCTTGTCGATAACAGCTTCGACGAGTTCCTCCGGCACCCCATTGAGGGTGAGCGCCCGCGCGTCAGCGTCACGCTTCCCGGCCGGAGCAGCCGTCCGGCTGAGGCCGAACTGTGGATCGTGGACAACGGCCCTGGGCTCACGCTCGACCAGCTCCAGAACGCGTTGCGGGCCGGCTGGACGAGCAACGACAGGCACGGGCACCTCGGCCTGTTCGGCATGGGTTTCAACATCGCCACCGCACGCATGGGCAACATCACACGCGTCCGCACGGCGCGTGCCGCGGACCCGCACTGGACCGTCGTGACGCTGAACCTGCCAGAGATGCAGCGCGCCGGGCACTTCGACGTGCCGGTCCGCACCGAGCCGAAGAGTCATCCCGGCGAACACGGCACGGAGATCGTCGTGAGTGACTTGAAGCAGGCGCTGCATGACCAGCTGTCCCGCAACTCGAGGAAGCTCCGCGACACGCTCGGCGATGTCTATAGCTATCTGCTGACGGAGCATCACTTCGAGCTCATGGTCGACTCCACAGCCGTCCAGCCGCGTCGCCCCTGTGTCTGGGCTCCCGAGCGCTTCGTTGTCCGCAGCGGCGAGCGCATCCAAGCCTGGCGAGAGATCAACGAACCGTTGGGCGAGCGCCTCGCCTGCCTGGATTGCGGCGCCTGGCAGGACGACCTGACAGACACCGAGTGCCGAAACTGCCGGAGTGAGCGGCTTCAGAACCGGGAGCGGCGCATCTGGGGCTGGCTCGGCATCCAGCGGTACACGCATAAGACCGACTTCGGTATCGACTTCCTGCGTAACGGTCGCAAGATCCTGTTGCGAGACAAGAGCATGTTCGACTGGTTCGACCCGGATGACCCCACCGGTAGCGGCGAGCGCGAGTACCCCGTTGAGGTCCCCTACGAAGGCCGGATCGTGGGCGAGATCCACGTCGACCACCTGTGGGTGCCATACCAGAAGAACGGCTTCGAGACGGCTTCGTCGGACTGGGTCAAAGTGCGTCGGACGCTGCGGGGCGACTCGCCGCTGCGGCCGCAGAAGGCTCGCGAACTCGGCTACACCCCAAACGTGAGTCCTCTCGCACAACTATTCGCGGGCTTCCGTCGCACAGACCCGGGGCTGAACTACCTCGTACCGGGCGACGGACGGACGGCGCTGCGCGAACGGGCGCGCGAATGGGCCGAGGCGTTCCAGCGCGGCGACGCGGAGTACCAGACCGACGAGCGCTGGTATGTGCAGGCAGCGCTGCACGACCGCCCTACCGCCGAGCCAAACCCCGATCCCACACCCGAGCCTGGCGGGGACGCGTTCTCGCGCGCCGGCCTCGGCAACGATGGCGCCTTCGACGCGTCGGCGCCAAGCCCGGCCGCGCCTCCTCCCGCGCCTCCAGAGACCGAGGACGCCCGCCGTGAGCGGTGGAAGGCCAATGGGGCCGCGATCCCCGACCTGCAGACGCAGTTCGGCCTCCGTGGACGCGGCAGCGCTCTCCAGGTGACGGGCGCGTGGCGCGTGGCATGCAACCGGGGCCAGATCGGCCCCGCGGAACGTCCTGGTCAGCCGGTCTACATCGGCACGGGACGCGGCGCACAGGTCGAGATATTCATTGATGACGAGCACCCCATCTTCACCGACTTCGCCGTCGACGTGCGCGATCTCGTCACGGTCGCTCTCGCCGACTATCTGCGGACGCGCGAGGGCGCCCAGGATGATCTCACCACGCTGTTCGCCCAACTCAAGGAGCAGTGCCTCGGCGACCAGCGAGTCACGGGCCCGTTCCTGAAGGACAGCGCGGACGGCCTTCTGGACCGGATACGAGAGGCGATGGCACCGATGATCTCCGGCAACAGCACGGGCTACTGGACGCTGCTGCTCGACGCGGAGAAGGCCGCGACTCAGCAGCGGTTCGTCCGTGAGGGGGGCCGCCACTGGGACGACACCCTGACAGAGGGCCGCTGGCTTAACTACGCGCCCGCGAAGTGCCTTGTGCGCCTGTTGACCGGACGCCCGGATGCGTTTCTCGACGGCCGCGTCTTCGCCGCGGCGTACGCGAGGCTGACGGACGCAGACGCGCAGCGCGCCGGCCTCGAACGTGTGACTGACTTGCTGTCGGACGTCGCTGCGCTCTCGGACCAGCCGGTCCGGCGCCGCTCCGAGGAGCTGCAGCGTGGCCGCCTGTCGATCAGCCTGCTCTCGGACGAGCTCATCGAGTCCGCATGA
- a CDS encoding DEAD/DEAH box helicase family protein, which translates to MTSYVAPSLLTEGGPYRFTRQIERLLGQLGFTDVVNIDGSGDHGGDLLATRQGKLWAFQAKWKSRQAVGDDAVDEVACAQDHYGTDRAVVVTNTRLSPDALRRIDQLGRIGKDIKPWDGALLQELYAGAPEHPALVLRDYQDDAVSELWSDLQGKQRALLILATGLGKTVVGGEIIGRFLRANLEQEVLVVAHTKDLVNQLERALWRHLPKGVKTQVLTGDDKPRDLHGVTCATVASALDAVLKGWRPGLVMVDETHHVGEDGQFDRLLTELADALQFGVTATPWRADQYDIEQRFGAASYKLGIEEGMRRGYLAAVDYRLFVDNIDWDVVREASENRYSLKELNSKLFLVQRDDAIIDALSDAWRNVPAPRGIIFCQTIEHCEHMEQLVRRRPEWRNASAIHAKMPKRDRQQRLLDFRSGRIPLLIAVDILNEGVDVPDVNILAFARVTHSRRIFVQQLGRGLRLRTGKDRVVALDFVSDIRRVAALLNIRRQLDPDGDVEVLPRVPQTRIAFNDVQAESLLEQWILDAADLETANDEAKLQFLDPDILPA; encoded by the coding sequence ATGACCTCGTACGTCGCTCCGAGCCTGCTGACAGAGGGCGGGCCTTACCGTTTCACCCGCCAGATCGAGCGGCTCCTGGGGCAGCTCGGGTTCACCGATGTCGTCAACATCGACGGCAGCGGAGACCATGGCGGAGACCTCCTCGCGACGAGGCAGGGCAAGCTTTGGGCGTTCCAAGCGAAGTGGAAGAGCCGGCAGGCGGTTGGCGACGACGCTGTCGATGAGGTCGCTTGCGCGCAGGATCACTACGGAACCGATCGTGCTGTCGTAGTCACGAACACGCGCCTGTCCCCCGACGCGCTACGCCGCATCGACCAGCTTGGACGCATCGGCAAGGACATCAAGCCGTGGGACGGCGCGCTTCTGCAGGAGCTGTACGCCGGGGCCCCCGAGCACCCCGCGCTCGTCCTGCGCGACTACCAGGACGACGCCGTCAGCGAGCTATGGAGCGACCTGCAAGGCAAGCAGCGAGCCCTACTGATCCTCGCGACTGGCCTTGGCAAGACCGTCGTCGGCGGGGAGATCATAGGCCGGTTCCTGCGCGCGAACCTCGAGCAGGAAGTCCTCGTTGTCGCTCACACGAAAGACCTGGTTAACCAGCTCGAGCGTGCCCTCTGGCGGCACCTTCCCAAGGGTGTCAAGACGCAGGTACTGACCGGGGACGACAAGCCTCGCGACCTGCACGGCGTCACCTGCGCAACCGTCGCCAGCGCACTTGACGCCGTTCTGAAAGGCTGGCGCCCCGGTCTCGTCATGGTGGACGAGACCCATCACGTCGGTGAAGACGGGCAGTTCGACCGGCTGCTCACCGAACTCGCGGACGCGCTCCAGTTCGGTGTGACAGCCACCCCGTGGCGCGCGGACCAGTACGACATCGAGCAGCGATTCGGGGCCGCGAGCTACAAGCTCGGTATCGAGGAAGGCATGCGCCGCGGGTACCTGGCCGCAGTCGACTACCGCCTGTTCGTCGACAACATCGACTGGGACGTCGTCCGAGAGGCGAGCGAGAACCGGTACTCACTCAAGGAGCTCAACAGCAAACTGTTCCTCGTGCAGCGCGACGACGCCATCATCGACGCCCTGTCAGATGCCTGGCGCAACGTCCCTGCCCCGCGGGGCATCATCTTCTGCCAGACGATCGAGCACTGCGAACACATGGAGCAACTCGTCCGCAGGCGTCCAGAGTGGCGCAACGCCAGCGCGATCCACGCGAAGATGCCCAAGCGTGACCGGCAGCAGCGTCTGCTCGACTTCCGGTCCGGCCGCATCCCGCTCCTCATCGCTGTCGACATCCTCAACGAGGGCGTCGACGTCCCGGACGTCAACATCCTCGCGTTCGCGCGCGTCACGCACAGCCGCCGGATCTTCGTCCAGCAACTCGGTCGCGGTCTCCGCCTCCGGACCGGCAAGGACAGAGTCGTCGCGCTCGACTTCGTAAGCGACATCCGCCGCGTCGCCGCGCTCCTCAACATTCGCCGCCAGCTCGACCCCGATGGCGACGTCGAAGTCCTCCCTCGCGTCCCTCAGACCCGGATCGCGTTTAACGACGTCCAGGCCGAGAGCCTGCTCGAGCAGTGGATTCTCGACGCAGCCGATCTTGAAACCGCAAACGACGAGGCGAAACTGCAGTTCCTCGACCCGGACATCCTCCCGGCATGA
- a CDS encoding very short patch repair endonuclease yields the protein MTRAPEVTSRIMASVRNANTGPERSLRSALHRRGLRYRVHRRMLGKPDITFVGPRVAVFVDGDYWHGNAWRSRGYADFDSYYARGENGAFWAEKIRRNMERDKHVTEGLSADGWCVIRVWETDLTVDLNTVVDRIEAVVRERAA from the coding sequence ATGACACGCGCTCCCGAGGTCACCAGCCGCATCATGGCGAGTGTCCGCAACGCGAACACGGGGCCCGAGCGCTCGCTCAGGTCCGCCCTTCACCGCCGTGGTCTGCGCTACCGAGTACACCGGCGCATGCTCGGAAAGCCCGACATCACCTTCGTTGGCCCTCGAGTCGCCGTCTTCGTCGACGGTGACTACTGGCACGGCAACGCATGGCGAAGCCGCGGTTACGCCGACTTCGACAGCTACTACGCCCGCGGCGAGAACGGCGCGTTCTGGGCGGAGAAGATCCGCCGAAACATGGAACGCGACAAGCACGTCACCGAAGGGCTCTCTGCCGATGGGTGGTGCGTGATCCGGGTCTGGGAGACCGACCTCACGGTCGACCTCAACACTGTGGTCGACCGGATCGAGGCCGTTGTACGGGAACGGGCCGCATGA
- a CDS encoding DNA cytosine methyltransferase — protein sequence MTGKQSKTKQRNSCQSVELFAGGGGMALGMREAGFKHSALVEWWAPAAKVLRHNAVLKPDLWKPDNVIEADVRLSLNQLGERGTVQLVAGGPPCQPFSLGGTHAGDTDDRNQFPAALDVVRRLRPELVVFENVPGLLRPGFEPYVDYVKAQLRHPDITAKSDDELWNEHHARINKTKALPIYRVYQEGIDAANLGVPQSRKRVFIIGIRADVSGADTWHELDMSHSRDALLHDQYVTGTYWARHNLPPQDAPARLANAVKRLEAIGPPGDQPWQTLRDVLTTIPEPGQGSDVHLWPNHHFIPGARTYAKHNGSPLDMPSKTIKAGVHGVAGGEAMLRELDGTVRYLTVREAAMVQGFPQDYEFPGPRSRVMGVIGNAVATHVAATLGRALRQHTAV from the coding sequence ATGACTGGCAAACAGAGCAAGACGAAGCAGCGGAACTCTTGCCAGTCGGTCGAACTCTTCGCCGGCGGTGGAGGCATGGCGCTCGGCATGCGCGAAGCCGGGTTCAAGCACAGTGCACTCGTCGAATGGTGGGCCCCGGCCGCCAAAGTCCTCCGTCACAATGCCGTGCTGAAGCCTGACCTGTGGAAGCCCGACAACGTCATTGAAGCGGATGTCCGCCTATCGCTCAACCAACTCGGCGAGCGCGGCACGGTCCAGCTCGTTGCGGGCGGGCCGCCATGCCAGCCGTTCAGTCTCGGCGGTACCCATGCGGGAGACACGGACGATCGCAACCAGTTCCCCGCGGCACTCGACGTCGTCCGTCGGCTCCGCCCCGAACTCGTCGTTTTCGAGAACGTTCCCGGCCTGCTGCGCCCAGGCTTTGAGCCGTACGTCGACTACGTCAAGGCCCAGCTCCGGCACCCCGACATCACTGCCAAGAGCGACGACGAACTCTGGAACGAACACCACGCCCGGATCAACAAGACCAAAGCTCTCCCCATCTACCGCGTCTACCAAGAAGGCATCGACGCGGCCAATCTCGGCGTTCCCCAGTCCCGCAAGCGCGTCTTTATCATCGGCATCCGCGCCGACGTCTCAGGCGCCGACACCTGGCACGAGCTCGACATGAGCCACAGCCGCGACGCCCTCCTGCACGACCAGTACGTCACAGGCACATATTGGGCACGACACAACCTCCCGCCACAGGACGCACCCGCCCGGCTCGCCAACGCCGTGAAGCGCCTAGAGGCCATCGGGCCGCCTGGCGACCAGCCATGGCAGACCCTTCGGGACGTCCTCACGACCATCCCCGAGCCAGGACAGGGCTCAGACGTACACCTGTGGCCGAACCACCACTTCATCCCCGGCGCACGCACGTACGCCAAGCACAACGGCAGCCCCCTCGACATGCCTAGCAAGACCATCAAGGCCGGGGTGCACGGCGTCGCTGGCGGCGAAGCGATGCTGCGCGAGCTCGACGGCACAGTCCGCTACCTCACGGTCCGCGAAGCAGCCATGGTCCAAGGCTTTCCGCAGGACTACGAGTTCCCAGGCCCCCGCAGCCGCGTCATGGGCGTCATCGGGAACGCTGTCGCGACTCATGTCGCCGCCACTTTGGGCAGGGCGCTTCGCCAGCACACCGCCGTATGA
- a CDS encoding DUF6112 family protein, with protein sequence MDTHRVTATAIGPDYGAIGSLGELRTLVGALLTYGLIIAVLMLVVSATTWAIASSSGSWHTAQKAKVGCFVAIGGAVLTGGALAWANWLLDLGAHL encoded by the coding sequence ATGGACACACATCGGGTCACCGCGACCGCGATCGGCCCCGACTACGGCGCTATCGGCAGCTTGGGAGAGTTGCGCACCCTGGTCGGAGCGCTGCTCACATACGGCCTGATCATCGCCGTCCTGATGCTCGTCGTGTCGGCCACGACGTGGGCGATCGCATCCAGCTCGGGGAGTTGGCACACGGCGCAGAAGGCCAAGGTCGGCTGCTTCGTCGCCATTGGCGGGGCCGTCCTGACCGGTGGGGCGCTCGCCTGGGCGAACTGGCTGCTGGACCTCGGCGCTCACCTATGA
- a CDS encoding DUF6112 family protein — translation MNLATAAVLFPLDISISPNSDGLPGIQQLRDVVGASMTIGLILAVLALILSAIVWALGANSSNPHLAGRGKVGVLVALGAAIVCGASVTLVNFFWNVGQQV, via the coding sequence ATGAACCTCGCCACGGCCGCCGTTCTGTTCCCGCTCGACATCAGCATCAGCCCGAACTCCGACGGGCTGCCCGGCATCCAGCAGTTGCGCGACGTGGTCGGCGCCTCGATGACGATCGGGCTGATCCTCGCCGTACTCGCCCTCATCCTCTCGGCCATCGTCTGGGCACTCGGCGCGAACTCGTCCAACCCGCACCTCGCGGGTCGCGGGAAGGTCGGCGTCCTGGTCGCGCTCGGTGCCGCGATCGTGTGCGGGGCGTCGGTGACGCTCGTGAACTTCTTCTGGAACGTCGGCCAGCAGGTCTGA